A genomic window from Lycium barbarum isolate Lr01 chromosome 4, ASM1917538v2, whole genome shotgun sequence includes:
- the LOC132638743 gene encoding polygalacturonase-like, whose amino-acid sequence MDLKFKLVHLTLVVLFLAHLGESQNASFDITKYGANSNADISEALQKAFTEACQSTSPSTIVIPKGEFQMNQVKLEGPCKGPIELQIQATLKAPSDPNQLKTGEWLTVNKLDGFTMSGGGILDGQGKAAWECKESKKCNKLPNNLSFNSLTNSIIKDITTLDSKSFHVNVNQCKNLTFLHFNVSAPAGSPNTDGIHIARSSSVNVTDSIFATGDDCISIGDETEQLYITKVTCGPGHGISVGSLGGNPDEKPVVGVFVKNCTFISTDNGVRIKTWPASHPGVVSDIHFEDIIVQNVSNPIVIDQVYCPAGKCNKDLPSQVKISKVTFQNIKGTSRTQSTVSLLCSKGSPCEGVEVGDIDITYSGTEGPAKSSCENITPSLKGKQNPQVCTAAAAPAAASSS is encoded by the exons ATGGATTTGAAATTCAAGTTGGTTCATCTTACATTGGTGGTGTTATTTCTAGCACACCTTGGGGAATCTCAGAATGCATCTTTTGATATAACTAAATATGGTGCCAATAGCAATGCTGATATTAGTGAG GCTTTACAGAAAGCTTTTACAGAGGCATGTCAATCAACAAGCCCAAGCACAATTGTGATTCCAAAGGGAGAATTCCAAATGAATCAAGTGAAACTAGAAGGACCATGCAAAGGCCCTATTGAACTTCAAATCCAAGCCACTTTGAAAGCTCCTTCAGATCCTAACCAACTCAAGACTGGTGAATGGTTAACAGTCAACAAACTTGATGGGTTCACCATGTCTGGTGGTGGGATCCTTGATGGTCAAGGTAAAGCTGCATGGGAATGCAAGGAATCCAAAAAGTGCAACAAGCTTCCCAAC AACTTGAGTTTCAACTCCCTCACAAATTCCATAATCAAGGACATAACTACACTGGACAGCAAATCATTCCACGTGAATGTGAACCAATGCAAGAACTTAACGTTCCTCCACTTCAACGTTAGTGCTCCAGCCGGAAGCCCCAACACTGATGGCATCCACATAGCGCGGTCGAGCTCTGTGAATGTTACCGACTCCATTTTTGCTACCGGGGATGATTGCATTTCGATTGGCGATGAAACAGAACAACTTTACATCACTAAGGTCACTTGTGGACCTGGCCATGGTATTAGTGTTGGTAGCCTTGGTGGAAATCCTGATGAAAAGCCAGTGGTTGGTGTTTTTGTTAAGAATTGCACTTTCATTAGCACTGACAATGGTGTTAGGATTAAGACATGGCCTGCTTCTCACCCTGGTGTTGTCTCTGATATTCACTTTGAGGATATCATTGTGCAAAATGTTAGCAACCCTATCGTCATTGATCAAGTGTATTGCCCAGCTGGCAAATGCAACAAAGAT TTGCCTTCACAAGTGAAGATAAGCAAAGTGACTTTCCAAAACATAAAGGGTACATCAAGAACCCAAAGTACAGTATCACTTCTTTGCAGTAAAGGTAGTCCATGTGagggtgttgaagttggagatattgACATCACATACAGTGGAACAGAAGGTCCAGCAAAATCAAGTTGTGAGAATATTACGCCAAGTTTAAAAGGAAAGCAAAATCCACAAGTTTGCACTGCTGCTGCTGCACCTGCTGCTGCTTCGTCGTCTTAA